Proteins encoded within one genomic window of Carassius carassius chromosome 22, fCarCar2.1, whole genome shotgun sequence:
- the LOC132098646 gene encoding nucleosome assembly protein 1-like 1 isoform X2: MADLDNKDQAEMDPADMEDVEEVEEEETGEDNSKARQLTMQMMQNPQILAALQERLDGLVGSPSGYMESLPKVVKRRVNALKNLQVKCAHIEAKFYEEVHELERKYAALYQPLFDKRSEIVRAAYEPTDEECEWKQDEEEELTEEMKEKAKVEEEKKDEEKEDPKGIPEFWLTVFKNVDLLSEMLQEHDEPILKHLQDIKVKFSDAGQPMSFTLEFHFEPNEFFTNTVLTKTYKMRSEPDESDPFSFDGPEIMGCTGCSIDWVKGKNVTLKTIKKKQKHKGRGTVRTVTKTVPNDSFFNFFSPPEVPEGGEMDEDSEAVLAADFEIGHFIRERIVPRAVLYFTGEAIEDDDDDYDEEGEEADDEEGEEEADEENDPDYEPKVRVQTSTDADTEISTYRHTVTSTHASLPLLILLAKTWLTSALVIFGPFKREI, translated from the exons ATGGCAGATCTTGACAA TAAAGACCAGGCTGAGATGGACCCAGCAGATATGGAGGATGTTGAAGAGGTGGAGGAAGAGGAAACCGGGGAAGACAACAGCAAAG CACGTCAGCTGACGATGCAGATGATGCAGAACCCTCAGATTCTTGCGGCGCTGCAGGAGAGGTTGGACGGGCTCGTGGGATCTCCCTCAGGGTACATGGAGAG CTTACCAAAGGTGGTGAAGAGACGCGTTAATGCCTTGAAGAACCTCCAGGTCAAATGCGCCCACATCGAAGCCAAGTTCTACGAAGAAGTGCATGAACTGGAGAGAAAATACGCCGCTTTGTATCAGCCTCTCTTCGACAAG CGGAGTGAAATCGTGAGAGCAGCATACGAACCCACAGATGAAGAGTGTGAGTGGAAACAAGACGAAGAAGAAGAGCTGACC GAGGAAATGAAGGAAAAGGCCAAAGTGGAGGAAGAGAAGAAAGACGAGGAGAAGGAAGACCCTAAAGGAATCCCAGAGTTCTGGCTCACAGTTTTTAAGAACGTCGATCTTCTCAGCGAAATGTTGCAG GAACATGATGAACCAATCCTTAAGCACTTACAAGACATTAAAGTCAAATTCTCCGATGCAGGCCAGCCAATG AGTTTCACTCTAGAGTTCCACTTTGAGCCCAATGAATTCTTCACAAACACAGTCTTGACAAAGACCTACAAAATGAGGTCTGAACCAGACGAGTCGGATCCCTTCTCTTTCGACGGGCCAGAGATCATGGGCTGCACAGG ATGCTCGATCGACTGGGTTAAGGGCAAGAATGTCACATTGAAAACCATTAAGAAGAAACAGAAACACAAGGGACGTGGCACAGTCAGGACGGTCACAAAGACGGTCCCCAATGATTCATTCTTCAATTTCTTCTCTCCACCTGAAG TTCCTGAAGGCGGCGAAATG GATGAGGACTCGGAGGCCGTGTTAGCAGCAGACTTTGAGATCGGTCACTTCATCCGCGAGAGAATCGTACCCAGAGCGGTGCTGTACTTCACCGGCGAGGCCATCGAAGATGACGATGATGAC taTGATGAGGAGGGGGAGGAAGCCGACGATGAG GAGGGTGAAGAGGAGGCTGACGAGGAGAACGATCCAGACTATGAGCCCAAGGTAAGAGTCCAGACGTCCACTGACGCTGATACTGAGATCTCAACATACAGACATACGGTCACCTCCACTCATGCATCTCTGCCTCTCCTGATTCTCCTGGCAAAAACAT
- the LOC132098646 gene encoding nucleosome assembly protein 1-like 1 isoform X1 translates to MADLDNKDQAEMDPADMEDVEEVEEEETGEDNSKARQLTMQMMQNPQILAALQERLDGLVGSPSGYMESLPKVVKRRVNALKNLQVKCAHIEAKFYEEVHELERKYAALYQPLFDKRSEIVRAAYEPTDEECEWKQDEEEELTVSKQEEMKEKAKVEEEKKDEEKEDPKGIPEFWLTVFKNVDLLSEMLQEHDEPILKHLQDIKVKFSDAGQPMSFTLEFHFEPNEFFTNTVLTKTYKMRSEPDESDPFSFDGPEIMGCTGCSIDWVKGKNVTLKTIKKKQKHKGRGTVRTVTKTVPNDSFFNFFSPPEVPEGGEMDEDSEAVLAADFEIGHFIRERIVPRAVLYFTGEAIEDDDDDYDEEGEEADDEEGEEEADEENDPDYEPKVRVQTSTDADTEISTYRHTVTSTHASLPLLILLAKTWLTSALVIFGPFKREI, encoded by the exons ATGGCAGATCTTGACAA TAAAGACCAGGCTGAGATGGACCCAGCAGATATGGAGGATGTTGAAGAGGTGGAGGAAGAGGAAACCGGGGAAGACAACAGCAAAG CACGTCAGCTGACGATGCAGATGATGCAGAACCCTCAGATTCTTGCGGCGCTGCAGGAGAGGTTGGACGGGCTCGTGGGATCTCCCTCAGGGTACATGGAGAG CTTACCAAAGGTGGTGAAGAGACGCGTTAATGCCTTGAAGAACCTCCAGGTCAAATGCGCCCACATCGAAGCCAAGTTCTACGAAGAAGTGCATGAACTGGAGAGAAAATACGCCGCTTTGTATCAGCCTCTCTTCGACAAG CGGAGTGAAATCGTGAGAGCAGCATACGAACCCACAGATGAAGAGTGTGAGTGGAAACAAGACGAAGAAGAAGAGCTGACCGTAAGTAAGCAG GAGGAAATGAAGGAAAAGGCCAAAGTGGAGGAAGAGAAGAAAGACGAGGAGAAGGAAGACCCTAAAGGAATCCCAGAGTTCTGGCTCACAGTTTTTAAGAACGTCGATCTTCTCAGCGAAATGTTGCAG GAACATGATGAACCAATCCTTAAGCACTTACAAGACATTAAAGTCAAATTCTCCGATGCAGGCCAGCCAATG AGTTTCACTCTAGAGTTCCACTTTGAGCCCAATGAATTCTTCACAAACACAGTCTTGACAAAGACCTACAAAATGAGGTCTGAACCAGACGAGTCGGATCCCTTCTCTTTCGACGGGCCAGAGATCATGGGCTGCACAGG ATGCTCGATCGACTGGGTTAAGGGCAAGAATGTCACATTGAAAACCATTAAGAAGAAACAGAAACACAAGGGACGTGGCACAGTCAGGACGGTCACAAAGACGGTCCCCAATGATTCATTCTTCAATTTCTTCTCTCCACCTGAAG TTCCTGAAGGCGGCGAAATG GATGAGGACTCGGAGGCCGTGTTAGCAGCAGACTTTGAGATCGGTCACTTCATCCGCGAGAGAATCGTACCCAGAGCGGTGCTGTACTTCACCGGCGAGGCCATCGAAGATGACGATGATGAC taTGATGAGGAGGGGGAGGAAGCCGACGATGAG GAGGGTGAAGAGGAGGCTGACGAGGAGAACGATCCAGACTATGAGCCCAAGGTAAGAGTCCAGACGTCCACTGACGCTGATACTGAGATCTCAACATACAGACATACGGTCACCTCCACTCATGCATCTCTGCCTCTCCTGATTCTCCTGGCAAAAACAT
- the LOC132098646 gene encoding nucleosome assembly protein 1-like 1 isoform X4 — MADLDNKDQAEMDPADMEDVEEVEEEETGEDNSKARQLTMQMMQNPQILAALQERLDGLVGSPSGYMESLPKVVKRRVNALKNLQVKCAHIEAKFYEEVHELERKYAALYQPLFDKRSEIVRAAYEPTDEECEWKQDEEEELTEEMKEKAKVEEEKKDEEKEDPKGIPEFWLTVFKNVDLLSEMLQEHDEPILKHLQDIKVKFSDAGQPMSFTLEFHFEPNEFFTNTVLTKTYKMRSEPDESDPFSFDGPEIMGCTGCSIDWVKGKNVTLKTIKKKQKHKGRGTVRTVTKTVPNDSFFNFFSPPEVPEGGEMDEDSEAVLAADFEIGHFIRERIVPRAVLYFTGEAIEDDDDDYDEEGEEADDEEGEEEADEENDPDYEPKKDAKPPEECKQQ, encoded by the exons ATGGCAGATCTTGACAA TAAAGACCAGGCTGAGATGGACCCAGCAGATATGGAGGATGTTGAAGAGGTGGAGGAAGAGGAAACCGGGGAAGACAACAGCAAAG CACGTCAGCTGACGATGCAGATGATGCAGAACCCTCAGATTCTTGCGGCGCTGCAGGAGAGGTTGGACGGGCTCGTGGGATCTCCCTCAGGGTACATGGAGAG CTTACCAAAGGTGGTGAAGAGACGCGTTAATGCCTTGAAGAACCTCCAGGTCAAATGCGCCCACATCGAAGCCAAGTTCTACGAAGAAGTGCATGAACTGGAGAGAAAATACGCCGCTTTGTATCAGCCTCTCTTCGACAAG CGGAGTGAAATCGTGAGAGCAGCATACGAACCCACAGATGAAGAGTGTGAGTGGAAACAAGACGAAGAAGAAGAGCTGACC GAGGAAATGAAGGAAAAGGCCAAAGTGGAGGAAGAGAAGAAAGACGAGGAGAAGGAAGACCCTAAAGGAATCCCAGAGTTCTGGCTCACAGTTTTTAAGAACGTCGATCTTCTCAGCGAAATGTTGCAG GAACATGATGAACCAATCCTTAAGCACTTACAAGACATTAAAGTCAAATTCTCCGATGCAGGCCAGCCAATG AGTTTCACTCTAGAGTTCCACTTTGAGCCCAATGAATTCTTCACAAACACAGTCTTGACAAAGACCTACAAAATGAGGTCTGAACCAGACGAGTCGGATCCCTTCTCTTTCGACGGGCCAGAGATCATGGGCTGCACAGG ATGCTCGATCGACTGGGTTAAGGGCAAGAATGTCACATTGAAAACCATTAAGAAGAAACAGAAACACAAGGGACGTGGCACAGTCAGGACGGTCACAAAGACGGTCCCCAATGATTCATTCTTCAATTTCTTCTCTCCACCTGAAG TTCCTGAAGGCGGCGAAATG GATGAGGACTCGGAGGCCGTGTTAGCAGCAGACTTTGAGATCGGTCACTTCATCCGCGAGAGAATCGTACCCAGAGCGGTGCTGTACTTCACCGGCGAGGCCATCGAAGATGACGATGATGAC taTGATGAGGAGGGGGAGGAAGCCGACGATGAG GAGGGTGAAGAGGAGGCTGACGAGGAGAACGATCCAGACTATGAGCCCAAG
- the LOC132098646 gene encoding nucleosome assembly protein 1-like 1 isoform X3 — MADLDNKDQAEMDPADMEDVEEVEEEETGEDNSKARQLTMQMMQNPQILAALQERLDGLVGSPSGYMESLPKVVKRRVNALKNLQVKCAHIEAKFYEEVHELERKYAALYQPLFDKRSEIVRAAYEPTDEECEWKQDEEEELTVSKQEEMKEKAKVEEEKKDEEKEDPKGIPEFWLTVFKNVDLLSEMLQEHDEPILKHLQDIKVKFSDAGQPMSFTLEFHFEPNEFFTNTVLTKTYKMRSEPDESDPFSFDGPEIMGCTGCSIDWVKGKNVTLKTIKKKQKHKGRGTVRTVTKTVPNDSFFNFFSPPEVPEGGEMDEDSEAVLAADFEIGHFIRERIVPRAVLYFTGEAIEDDDDDYDEEGEEADDEEGEEEADEENDPDYEPKKDAKPPEECKQQ, encoded by the exons ATGGCAGATCTTGACAA TAAAGACCAGGCTGAGATGGACCCAGCAGATATGGAGGATGTTGAAGAGGTGGAGGAAGAGGAAACCGGGGAAGACAACAGCAAAG CACGTCAGCTGACGATGCAGATGATGCAGAACCCTCAGATTCTTGCGGCGCTGCAGGAGAGGTTGGACGGGCTCGTGGGATCTCCCTCAGGGTACATGGAGAG CTTACCAAAGGTGGTGAAGAGACGCGTTAATGCCTTGAAGAACCTCCAGGTCAAATGCGCCCACATCGAAGCCAAGTTCTACGAAGAAGTGCATGAACTGGAGAGAAAATACGCCGCTTTGTATCAGCCTCTCTTCGACAAG CGGAGTGAAATCGTGAGAGCAGCATACGAACCCACAGATGAAGAGTGTGAGTGGAAACAAGACGAAGAAGAAGAGCTGACCGTAAGTAAGCAG GAGGAAATGAAGGAAAAGGCCAAAGTGGAGGAAGAGAAGAAAGACGAGGAGAAGGAAGACCCTAAAGGAATCCCAGAGTTCTGGCTCACAGTTTTTAAGAACGTCGATCTTCTCAGCGAAATGTTGCAG GAACATGATGAACCAATCCTTAAGCACTTACAAGACATTAAAGTCAAATTCTCCGATGCAGGCCAGCCAATG AGTTTCACTCTAGAGTTCCACTTTGAGCCCAATGAATTCTTCACAAACACAGTCTTGACAAAGACCTACAAAATGAGGTCTGAACCAGACGAGTCGGATCCCTTCTCTTTCGACGGGCCAGAGATCATGGGCTGCACAGG ATGCTCGATCGACTGGGTTAAGGGCAAGAATGTCACATTGAAAACCATTAAGAAGAAACAGAAACACAAGGGACGTGGCACAGTCAGGACGGTCACAAAGACGGTCCCCAATGATTCATTCTTCAATTTCTTCTCTCCACCTGAAG TTCCTGAAGGCGGCGAAATG GATGAGGACTCGGAGGCCGTGTTAGCAGCAGACTTTGAGATCGGTCACTTCATCCGCGAGAGAATCGTACCCAGAGCGGTGCTGTACTTCACCGGCGAGGCCATCGAAGATGACGATGATGAC taTGATGAGGAGGGGGAGGAAGCCGACGATGAG GAGGGTGAAGAGGAGGCTGACGAGGAGAACGATCCAGACTATGAGCCCAAG
- the LOC132098646 gene encoding nucleosome assembly protein 1-like 1 isoform X5: MADLDNKDQAEMDPADMEDVEEVEEEETGEDNSKARQLTMQMMQNPQILAALQERLDGLVGSPSGYMESLPKVVKRRVNALKNLQVKCAHIEAKFYEEVHELERKYAALYQPLFDKRSEIVRAAYEPTDEECEWKQDEEEELTVSKQEEMKEKAKVEEEKKDEEKEDPKGIPEFWLTVFKNVDLLSEMLQEHDEPILKHLQDIKVKFSDAGQPMSFTLEFHFEPNEFFTNTVLTKTYKMRSEPDESDPFSFDGPEIMGCTGCSIDWVKGKNVTLKTIKKKQKHKGRGTVRTVTKTVPNDSFFNFFSPPEVPEGGEMDEDSEAVLAADFEIGHFIRERIVPRAVLYFTGEAIEDDDDDYDEEGEEADDEEGEEEADEENDPDYEPKV, translated from the exons ATGGCAGATCTTGACAA TAAAGACCAGGCTGAGATGGACCCAGCAGATATGGAGGATGTTGAAGAGGTGGAGGAAGAGGAAACCGGGGAAGACAACAGCAAAG CACGTCAGCTGACGATGCAGATGATGCAGAACCCTCAGATTCTTGCGGCGCTGCAGGAGAGGTTGGACGGGCTCGTGGGATCTCCCTCAGGGTACATGGAGAG CTTACCAAAGGTGGTGAAGAGACGCGTTAATGCCTTGAAGAACCTCCAGGTCAAATGCGCCCACATCGAAGCCAAGTTCTACGAAGAAGTGCATGAACTGGAGAGAAAATACGCCGCTTTGTATCAGCCTCTCTTCGACAAG CGGAGTGAAATCGTGAGAGCAGCATACGAACCCACAGATGAAGAGTGTGAGTGGAAACAAGACGAAGAAGAAGAGCTGACCGTAAGTAAGCAG GAGGAAATGAAGGAAAAGGCCAAAGTGGAGGAAGAGAAGAAAGACGAGGAGAAGGAAGACCCTAAAGGAATCCCAGAGTTCTGGCTCACAGTTTTTAAGAACGTCGATCTTCTCAGCGAAATGTTGCAG GAACATGATGAACCAATCCTTAAGCACTTACAAGACATTAAAGTCAAATTCTCCGATGCAGGCCAGCCAATG AGTTTCACTCTAGAGTTCCACTTTGAGCCCAATGAATTCTTCACAAACACAGTCTTGACAAAGACCTACAAAATGAGGTCTGAACCAGACGAGTCGGATCCCTTCTCTTTCGACGGGCCAGAGATCATGGGCTGCACAGG ATGCTCGATCGACTGGGTTAAGGGCAAGAATGTCACATTGAAAACCATTAAGAAGAAACAGAAACACAAGGGACGTGGCACAGTCAGGACGGTCACAAAGACGGTCCCCAATGATTCATTCTTCAATTTCTTCTCTCCACCTGAAG TTCCTGAAGGCGGCGAAATG GATGAGGACTCGGAGGCCGTGTTAGCAGCAGACTTTGAGATCGGTCACTTCATCCGCGAGAGAATCGTACCCAGAGCGGTGCTGTACTTCACCGGCGAGGCCATCGAAGATGACGATGATGAC taTGATGAGGAGGGGGAGGAAGCCGACGATGAG GAGGGTGAAGAGGAGGCTGACGAGGAGAACGATCCAGACTATGAGCCCAAG